gtctcactctgttgcccaggctggagtgcaatggcatgatctcggctcactgcacctccacctcctgggttcaagcgattctcctgcctcagcctcctgagtagctgtgattacaggcacgcaccaccacacctggctaatttttgtattgttagtagacacagggtttcaccatgttggtcaggctagtctcgaactcctaatcttgtgatccgcccacctcggcctcccaaagtgctgggactacaggcacgagccaccatgcccagccaccataGTGCTTTTTTATTGAGGCAATTGCCATATGCCTCCTGACCATCTTGATCTTTCTGGTTGAATAATgtggtggttaattttaggtgtcaacttcaCTGGATTAAGGGATACCTAGATACcaggtaaagcattatttctgagtgTATTTGTGAAGTTATTTCCTCAGGAGATTAGCGTGTGAGTTGGTAGACCAAGTGGGGAAGATCTGCcacatccctgcatccctggtccAAGGCCTTTAGACTTGGACTGAGCTATGCTACCAGCTTccttggttctccagcttgcagatggcctccACCATCACATGAGCCAATTGCCCTAATAAATCTTTTctcatatatctacatatatgtcctagtggttctgtctctctggcaaACCCTGCTTAATACAATAGAATGAGCAATACTTTTGCTGGCTGTGCAACTACATTGCCTCTAGAGATGCCATCTCCTATCTCAGTGCCCATCAGGCTCCCCTGGATACATCTCCGATCTTGTTGCTCATTAAGATAACTGCACCTCTTggcttcttggctgggcacggtgctcacgcctgtaatcctagcactttgggagtccaaggcgggcaaattgcctgagctcaggagttcgagaccagcctgggcaacactgtgaaaccctgtctctactacaatacaaaaaaaaaaaaaattagccaggtgtggcagcgtgcgcctgtagtcccagctactcaggaggttgaggcaggagaattgcttgaacccgggaggtggaggttgcagtgagctgagatcgtgccactgcactccagcctgggcaacagagtgagactccatttccaaaaaaaaaaaaaaaaaaaaagtaactgtacCTCTTGGCTTCTGATGATTGAGTACTACCACCTGGCCTCTATTATTTTGGTGCCTATTATTCCCACTGCTATTATAAGCCCAGTTATGTAACAACATCTGCCCTGCCCCTCAGAGGAGAGCCACTGCAGATGGCTCAGAGGTGCTGATTGCTCTCACCAGGCTATTCTTTATTGCTTTGGCCTTCCTACAAAACAGTCATCTGGTGGGTTTGCAAGGCTTATATAGTCAGTTGATTCTATCATGTGCATTTCCTTAATCCTATTGACCCCTTTTTCCACTGCCAGGCATGACAATTCTAGTATTTCCACTTCACTTAAGCGTGGGCTGTCACTTTCTCCAAGTGTCTAAGAGCCATTTTAGCAGAGTCTCAACACCTTCTCCCAGGGTTCTTGCCCGGGCATTAAAACCTGTATCCCAGGAGGGTACACTCACATCGCCAAACACTCCCTTATCCAACTTTGTGTTCTATCGCCATCCCTGGATCAAGGACTTCTAGAGTTAAGTCTTATAGACACCCTCTCAGCTTTTAAGATCCAGGTTAGCTACGTTCTACAGAACTTTCAGAGTATTTTACCTTTCCTCCTGAGCAAGCCCAACACTTTCCTGTTGGTTTATACTGACTTCACTTTGATATTTATCTGCTGTCTAGGAAGGGAGGTGGGGACAGATCTTGAAGGAGGGTGCGTGTTATCTCTAAGGGTAGAGACCTCTTGATTGTCTTCAACAGGAAAGcattcgtttttttgtttttgatcgttggttttttttgttgttttttttggggggacagagtctcactctgtcacccaggctagagtgcagtggcgtgatttcggctcattgcaaattctaccacccaggttcaagtgattctcatacctcagtctcccgagtaggattacaggtgcttgccaccacaaccagctaatttttgtatttttagtagagacagggtttcactatgttggccaagctggtcttgaactcctgacctcaagtgatctgcccgcctcagcctcccaaagtgctgggattacaagcatgagccaccacacctggccagcattAGTCCTTAAAGCATGGGACTCTTCTGTAGAATCAAAGGTTCAAAGGAATCTGAGGATTTAAAACCTGAATGTATCAGCCCGGATGTCTCCATCTCTCAGGGTCCCATTTTTCCCTGGTAAGGACTCTGAGCTTGCATAACACACTGGGCTAAGTTGACAATTTAGTATTCTTGGaattctgcaattttttttttttttttttttgagatggagtctccctctgtcgcccaggctggattgcagtgacatgatcttggctcactgcaacctcccaggtgtgaactgcccaggttcaagcaattctccttcttcagcctcccgagtagctggcattatagatgcctgccaccacgcccagctaatttttgtatttttagtagagatagtgttttgccatgttggccaggctgatctcaaactcctgacctcaggtgatccacccgcctcagcccccacaaagcattgggattgcaggcgtgagccattgcgcccagccatcTGCTATTCTCATAAGTCCTGGGCCTGGTCCTCAGCCTTTTGAGTCCTTCTATTACAGAAGAGAGTTTCTTAATATGCTGCCAAGGAGGCACAATGATTTTCACATTTAGCCTTTAATTAATCATCCTTAGCCTTTCATTGTCTTTTTCAAAAGCACTAATTAAGTACAGCAATAGCCAACCAATACCATTGTCTTTATTATTACTACTTGCCAACATTTCTCAGACTCCTAGTACATCATACCCTGGTGTACTCCCTTCCACTGGTACACCATCTCGGTTCATCACCAGTGAAAATTTTAACAATCGCACTGCTATCTTGTGCCTGTGCTCATCTACGGCCAAGGATGGAGTCCTTATTGCCAGCCAGGCAGCAGGCAATCTAGCTCCAAAATCCCATCTCAGCATCTATTTCCTATCCCTCCTGGCACAACCTGTCACAGGTTGTGTTCTCCAAGAAGCAAATTCTGAGATGGAAACCAGCAGAAAATTTCTAAGGGAGCACTCTCAGGATAGACACCTATGAGCAGAATGGAAGGAAGTAAAACTGAGTAAAGAAGAAATTGAGCTACAAAGTAGTCCCAGCAAAACCTGAGCTGAGCCTGTGGGGAGTTTTGAATCTGTATGATCCTTCTGAGTTCAGGCCTTGATATACCCACATCAGCCAGTCACTGGATGCAGGCTGCCCTGCAAAcagcatgaccttgggcaagttggcTCTTGCCAGCAGAGATTAATTTGAGTAAGTATTCAGTTCTGAAGCTGGGATCTGGACAGTGTAGCACAGAATCCATGACAGCAATGCAAGGAGGCTTTTCAGAACTAAGGGGAACAGAGATGGAACTATCTTTCAGGTGAGGAAGTGCTTTGAGAGGTATAACCCTCTTGCTAAGGCATCATTGCTTTCTTCACCTGCTAGTTAGTATGATTTGATTCTGGTTACAAAACTTGTCTTTACTGTAGAATATGTTTAAAGTTGTTTTGTTGATAAGACTTCTAGAGAAACATCTGGCCAAAAATAACTATTTCCTGGGTTTAGAACAAGAGATCCGAGACAACTTAACCTTTGGTTATATTTCTGCTTTAATATATAGtaacatttgaaaatacacagatatCCAGGAAAAAAAGGTAAAGCAGTATGAGGTATTGAGAGCACAACTGTGCTTTAATTTGGGAGTTATTTGGGGTGTTATATAACAGCAATCGTACTTGTAGATAAACATGTCCACTAGCTCTGCAAACACATTCAAAGGTAATAGTATATAGTACACTCCACACTGTAAAATATGTCAAATACTCCCAACTCTACAAATTCACtgtgcttcattatttttttgtttttataagaaaaGGGGCATATCTGTAATTCACAATCCAAGTCAGATTCTTaatttaggtatgaaatattaCCTGCCAATTTGCTTCtcaaaccattttttttaaaaaatatattctttaaagtCATTTTATGGCCATGGGAATCTAATTAATTTCATAATGATATTGGCTGAATATGATACCAAAAAATGCAGGTATTTTCAAGAACAATAAGATAGATAACAGCATTAAAGCATAATCCTTTAAGAATTCATGAGAAAAAAAGGATGATAAAACTTAAGCTTCTTTTTCAGATGtttaaaaatgtctataaaaTCCTTTGTCCCAAGGTTGATCATTTAACCATGGTACACAAAATATGCTAAATACATTGCCTGGTGTCAAGGTGGGAAAATTCTCTTTTATATCATAAAATCCTCTTCTAATCCATGTTGACCCAAGTCCTGGCTGTCTGAGGGCAGATTCCTGTCAAGAGACCTAAGGTTGTCATGGAAAGCATCACTTTCATCTACTGGTTGGTAATCCTGTTCCATTTCAGTTACGAAGCCACTCCCAGATCCTGATCCAGAGCCGGAGCCGGAACCTGATCCAGAATAGTCCTCAGAAAGCGGGAAGATACGATTCAAGTCCTGGATTCTTGTCTTTCTGAAGtatgaaagaaaaatgggaagttTGATATGTGGGAAAGataattttaacagttttttttaagataaggagATAAATAGAGCAATCTAGTTGCTTAAATTAAGAGATTTAAAAGCTTCCAAATTATTCAATGttttaaaaccaacaaaaaaacaggTCAAATGTTCCTATGTGTTTGCCTATACTTATTGCTTCGATCAGCTCCACATCTACCTATTGCAGATAAACAGTGTTAATTTTGTTATCACTagcatatatattctatatttgaaatttacttaagaaatcatttttatttttatttttttaatttttatttttggagacagagtcttgctctgttgcccaggctggagtgcagtggtgccatctcggctcactgcaacctccgcctcccgggttcaagtgattctcctgcctcagcctcccaagtagctgggactacaggtgtgcaccaccacacccggctaatttttgtatttttagtagagatggggtttcaccatattggccaggctggtcttaaactcctgaccttgtgaaccacccacctaagcctcccaaagtcctgggattacaggcgtgagccactgcacccggcccaagaaatcatttttaaaagaagcctcttggccaggtgtggtggctcatatctgtaatccaagcactttgggaggccaaggtgggtgatcaattgaggtcaggagcttgaaaccaacctgactaacatggtgaaaccccgtctgtactgaaaatacaaaaattagtcaggcgtggtggcacacacttgtaatcccagctactcagaaggctgtggtgacaaaatcgcttgaaccagggaggcagaggttgcagtgagccgagatcgcgccattgcactccagcctgggcaacagaggaagaccgtctcaaaaaaagacctCTTTCTCTCTAAAGGAAGGACAaactgccaggtgcggtggctcacgcctgtaatcctagcactttgggagactgaggcaggtggatcacctgaggtcagggttttgagaccagcttggccaacatggtgaaaccccgtttctactaaaaatacaaaaattagccaggcatggtggtgcatgcctgtaatcccagctacttaagaggctgaagccggagaatcgcttgaacctgggaggcggaggttgcagtgagccgagatcgtgccactgcattccagcctgggctatgagagcaaaactccgtaccctccaccaaaacaaaaaaaacaaaggacaAACAACTAACAGCTAAGTCAGCCCAGACAGATGACATTTTTTCCTAAATTAAAATTTCCATAAAAGTTCTAATAATTTACAGTGCTTCAACAAAGCTCACTTTTGAGAAATTCTTTGTAAGAAGCTAAGCTTTATATATATACCAGCATATAAACATTCAATTTCCTATCAAaaaatgaccctgtctccaacTTGCATTCATTCAGCTGAAGAGTGCTGAAAGGTAAGGCTGCCTTCTGGGTTGACTATGATGATTAGAAATTCAAAGAGCACAAAATGGTCCGAGCAATGATGACAGCCCTCGGTGACAGAACAGGGCAACGAAGCATCAGAGACAAAAGCTGAGTGTCACAGCTTACAAGTCATTTCctccatgaaaataataaacCACCAGCATATAACCAATTAGAGTTTTAATTCATGtacacattcaataaatatttgttgaacatctGGTCCTTGTTTTGAGGGCCTGGGATAGAACAGAGGCAGACCAATGAAGCTCCTGCtcaagaagtttttattttagtggcgaagacagacaataaaaagtgaataaatgaatcaggAAAATCGTAGGTGGTATAGATAAATGAAATTGACTAATGAAATAGGGAGTGACCAGGTGGCTACTTTAGCCTGGGGTGTCAGAGCTGGAAACACAGATGTGGTAGTTAAACCCTTGGAACCGATGGAGGTCATCGAGAGAAAACATGTAGATAGAGAAGGGGGACCAGGCCAGAGCCAGGGTCATACCAACATGTTAAATATTGAGCAGAGGAAAAAGCACAACCAGAGAAGTAGGAAGAAACAGGATAAGGCAGGGCATGGAAGCCCCAAGAAAAAAGCATTTCAAGGGAGGGgtcaactattttcttttttttttttttttgagacggag
The window above is part of the Rhinopithecus roxellana isolate Shanxi Qingling chromosome 11, ASM756505v1, whole genome shotgun sequence genome. Proteins encoded here:
- the SRGN gene encoding serglycin isoform X1: MMQKLLKCSPFVLALALILVLESSVQGYPARYQWVRCNPDSNSANCIEEKGPMFDLLPSESNKIPRLRTDLFLKTRIQDLNRIFPLSEDYSGSGSGSGSGSGSGSGFVTEMEQDYQPVDESDAFHDNLRSLDRNLPSDSQDLGQHGLEEDFMI
- the SRGN gene encoding serglycin isoform X2 translates to MQSVCPGSCPHPGSGILSSRKTRIQDLNRIFPLSEDYSGSGSGSGSGSGSGSGFVTEMEQDYQPVDESDAFHDNLRSLDRNLPSDSQDLGQHGLEEDFMI